From Vigna unguiculata cultivar IT97K-499-35 chromosome 5, ASM411807v1, whole genome shotgun sequence, the proteins below share one genomic window:
- the LOC114183107 gene encoding AT-hook motif nuclear-localized protein 23-like translates to MAGIDLGSASHFVHHRLQRPDLEDDDNQHDQDDTNNNVNDHEGLDLVATNQGHPGDIVARRPRGRPPGSKNKPKPPVIITRESANTLRAHILEVTTGCDVFDSVATYARKRQRGICVLSGSGTVTNVTLRQPAAAGAVVTLHGRFEILSLSGSFLPPPAPPGATSLTVFLGGGQGQVVGGNVVGPLVASGPVIVIASSFTNVAYERLPLDEEESMQMQQGQSSGGGGGGGGGSGGGGGGVSNNSFPDPSSGLPFFNLPLNMPQLPVDGWAGNSGGRQSY, encoded by the coding sequence ATGGCCGGCATAGACTTGGGTTCAGCATCGCATTTTGTTCATCATCGCCTTCAACGCCCGGACCTTGAAGACGATGACAACCAACACGACCAAGACGACACCAACAACAACGTTAACGATCACGAAGGGCTTGACCTAGTTGCCACAAATCAAGGTCATCCCGGTGATATTGTCGCTCGCAGGCCAAGAGGAAGACCTCCCGGTTCAAAGAACAAGCCCAAGCCACCTGTTATCATCACCAGAGAGAGTGCAAACACGCTTAGGGCTCACATCCTTGAAGTCACCACTGGCTGTGATGTCTTTGACTCCGTCGCTACCTACGCAAGGAAGCGCCAAAGAGGGATCTGTGTCCTCAGTGGGAGTGGCACCGTCACCAATGTCACGCTCCGCCAGCCCGCCGCAGCCGGCGCCGTTGTCACGCTTCACGGAAGGTTCGAGATCCTCTCTTTGTCGGGATCATTCCTCCCACCTCCTGCTCCGCCGGGTGCCACCAGTTTGACCGTCTTTCTCGGCGGAGGACAGGGCCAGGTTGTGGGTGGAAACGTTGTTGGCCCCTTGGTGGCTTCTGGGCCTGTTATTGTCATTGCTTCATCTTTTACTAATGTAGCATACGAGAGGTTGCCTTTGGATGAAGAAGAATCTATGCAGATGCAACAGGGACAGTCATCCggcggtggtggtggcggtggcgGTGGtagcggtggtggtggtggtggagtgAGTAATAACTCTTTTCCTGACCCTTCTTCAGGGCTTCCATTCTTCAATTTGCCCTTAAACATGCCTCAGTTACCTGTTGATGGTTGGGCTGGGAACTCCGGTGGAAGACAATCTTACTGA